From a single Planococcus shenhongbingii genomic region:
- a CDS encoding DRTGG domain-containing protein: MATKHEQILEYIETLPVGEKISVRRIAKELQVSEGTAYRAIKEAETQRLVSTIERVGTIRIERKKKENIERLTYAEIVNIVDGQVLGGRAGLHKSLTKFVIGAMQLEDMMRYTEAGNLLIVGNRLKAHEYALRAGAAVLVTGGFDATDAVKRLADEYELPVISTSYDTFTVATMINRAIYDQLIKKEILLIEDILIPLENTHLLFEKDPISRYRELNKETTHGGFPVIDQSGKLVGIITSRDVIGHTDEETVEKVMTRDPITVSLQTSVASAGHRMIWEGIDLMPVTDDHGKLKGVISRQDVLKAIQTAQRQPQQGETIDDIIKSQLRLQQSEKLVLEFRVSPQMTNSYGSVSYGAYTTILVEAATAALKTKNRRDSALENMSVYYLHPVQLDSTLLVKPVILHISRKSAKVDVEVVFDNKIVGKALLTFQLLDR, from the coding sequence ATGGCAACGAAACACGAACAGATTCTGGAGTATATCGAGACGCTGCCGGTTGGAGAGAAAATTTCGGTAAGGCGGATTGCGAAAGAACTGCAGGTCAGTGAAGGAACGGCGTATCGGGCGATTAAAGAAGCAGAAACGCAGCGGCTTGTTTCGACAATTGAGCGGGTAGGTACGATTCGAATTGAGCGCAAGAAGAAAGAGAATATTGAACGCCTGACATACGCAGAAATCGTCAATATCGTCGATGGCCAAGTGTTGGGCGGACGAGCCGGGCTTCATAAATCGTTGACGAAATTTGTTATTGGCGCAATGCAGCTTGAAGACATGATGCGCTATACGGAAGCGGGCAATCTGCTGATTGTCGGCAATCGCCTTAAAGCCCATGAATATGCATTGAGAGCGGGAGCTGCTGTACTGGTGACGGGTGGTTTTGATGCCACAGACGCTGTCAAGCGATTGGCAGATGAATATGAATTGCCCGTCATCTCAACCAGCTATGATACATTTACGGTCGCTACAATGATCAACCGCGCTATCTACGATCAGCTGATCAAGAAAGAAATCCTGTTGATTGAGGATATTTTAATCCCGTTGGAAAACACCCATTTGCTGTTTGAAAAAGACCCGATCAGCCGTTACCGTGAGCTGAACAAAGAAACGACGCATGGCGGTTTCCCGGTAATTGATCAAAGTGGCAAATTGGTTGGCATTATTACATCCCGAGATGTAATCGGCCATACCGATGAAGAGACTGTTGAGAAAGTGATGACGCGGGATCCAATCACTGTTTCGCTTCAAACAAGTGTCGCGTCAGCTGGCCATCGGATGATCTGGGAAGGCATAGATTTAATGCCGGTTACCGATGACCATGGAAAACTGAAAGGGGTCATCAGCCGCCAAGATGTCTTAAAAGCCATTCAGACGGCCCAGCGCCAACCGCAGCAAGGAGAGACGATTGACGACATCATCAAGAGCCAGCTGCGTCTGCAGCAATCAGAGAAATTAGTATTGGAATTCCGGGTCTCCCCTCAAATGACGAACTCCTATGGTTCTGTTTCATATGGCGCCTATACCACGATTTTAGTGGAAGCGGCGACGGCAGCGCTTAAAACGAAAAACAGAAGAGACAGCGCATTAGAAAATATGTCCGTTTATTATTTGCATCCAGTTCAACTGGACTCAACCTTGCTTGTGAAACCAGTGATTTTGCATATCAGCCGAAAATCCGCCAAAGTGGATGTAGAAGTGGTATTTGACAATAAGATAGTCGGAAAAGCGTTATTGACGTTCCAATTATTGGATCGATGA
- the ald gene encoding alanine dehydrogenase, translated as MRIGVPTEVKNNENRVAMTPAGVVNLALFGHEVVIQSGAGLGSGFTDEDYKTAGAQIVETAEEAWAQEMIMKVKEPVASEYGYFREGMILFTYLHLAPEPELTQAMLDSKVIGIAYETVQLPNKSLPLLTPMSEVAGKMSTQIGAQFLEKIHGGGGILLGGIPGVSRGKVTIVGGGVAGTNAAKVAVGMGASVTILDLNPDRLRQLDDLFGGDVQTLISNPLNIADSVKEADLVVGAVLIPGAKAPKLVSEDMIKSMKPGSVVVDIAIDQGGIFETSDRITTHDNPTYVKHNVVHYAVANMPGAVPRTSTMGLTNVTVPYAVQIANKGFEKAVLENEALKKGVNTFQGYVTYEAVAKDQGVEYKSVDELLA; from the coding sequence ATGCGTATTGGGGTACCGACAGAAGTTAAGAACAATGAAAATCGAGTAGCAATGACGCCAGCCGGCGTTGTCAATTTAGCGCTTTTTGGCCATGAAGTGGTTATCCAATCTGGGGCAGGTCTTGGCTCAGGTTTTACAGACGAAGATTACAAAACGGCTGGAGCTCAAATCGTAGAAACTGCTGAAGAAGCATGGGCTCAGGAAATGATTATGAAAGTAAAAGAACCGGTTGCATCAGAATACGGTTATTTCCGAGAAGGCATGATTCTCTTTACATATCTTCATTTGGCTCCTGAGCCAGAATTGACACAAGCGATGCTTGATTCTAAAGTAATCGGAATTGCTTATGAAACAGTTCAGCTTCCAAACAAATCATTGCCATTGCTTACACCGATGAGCGAAGTAGCAGGCAAAATGTCAACTCAAATCGGCGCCCAATTCCTCGAAAAAATTCACGGTGGCGGTGGAATTCTGCTTGGGGGCATCCCAGGCGTTTCACGCGGTAAAGTAACGATTGTCGGCGGCGGTGTTGCTGGAACGAATGCAGCAAAAGTCGCAGTAGGCATGGGAGCAAGCGTCACTATTCTTGATTTGAACCCGGATCGCCTTCGCCAGCTTGACGACTTGTTTGGTGGAGATGTTCAAACATTGATTTCGAATCCATTGAACATTGCTGATTCTGTAAAAGAAGCAGATTTAGTTGTAGGTGCTGTATTAATTCCAGGCGCAAAAGCTCCAAAACTTGTGTCTGAAGATATGATTAAATCCATGAAACCAGGATCTGTCGTGGTGGATATCGCAATCGATCAAGGCGGAATATTCGAAACAAGCGACCGCATCACAACTCACGACAACCCGACTTATGTAAAACATAATGTTGTCCATTACGCTGTCGCAAATATGCCAGGAGCAGTTCCGCGGACTTCAACAATGGGTCTGACAAACGTAACGGTTCCGTATGCAGTGCAAATTGCTAACAAAGGTTTTGAAAAAGCTGTGCTTGAAAACGAAGCATTGAAAAAAGGCGTCAACACTTTCCAAGGTTATGTAACGTATGAAGCTGTTGCAAAAGACCAAGGCGTCGAATACAAATCAGTCGACGAATTATTGGCATAA
- a CDS encoding M24 family metallopeptidase has product MNKIKQLQDYLNEFEIDAAFVTNPDNVFYTSGFKSDPHERLLGVMVLKDAEPFLICPQMEIPDAQNAGWSGDIVGHVDTEDAMAVLHRAASERSKNIRRVAIEKSHMTVDRYDALNRLFDTPEFIALDDKINAMRVIKDEAELQILREAAELADYAIEIGAKTLREGITEIEVMTEIELALKKRGVTHMSFDTTVLSGPKAASPHGKTGDRKIQKGDLVLFDLGVVHKGYCSDITRTLAFGEPNEEQKNVYDVVLRAELAAVNAVKPGITAAELDQASRQVIEDAGYGEYFTHRLGHGLGISVHEFPSLHGSNNMAMEAGMVFTIEPGVYVPGKVGVRIEDDVAVTENGVEVLTKYPKELQIISN; this is encoded by the coding sequence ATGAATAAAATTAAGCAACTGCAAGATTATTTAAACGAATTCGAAATCGACGCTGCGTTTGTCACAAATCCAGACAACGTTTTTTACACCAGCGGATTCAAGAGCGACCCGCACGAACGCCTCCTTGGAGTCATGGTTTTGAAAGATGCAGAGCCGTTTTTGATCTGTCCGCAGATGGAAATTCCAGATGCCCAAAACGCCGGCTGGAGCGGCGATATTGTCGGTCATGTCGATACCGAAGATGCGATGGCAGTTTTGCATCGCGCCGCTTCAGAACGCTCAAAAAATATCCGCAGAGTTGCGATTGAAAAATCGCATATGACGGTAGACCGCTACGATGCACTGAATCGCTTATTCGACACTCCGGAATTTATCGCATTGGATGATAAAATCAATGCGATGCGGGTCATCAAAGACGAAGCCGAACTTCAAATTTTAAGAGAAGCCGCTGAATTGGCTGACTATGCAATCGAAATCGGAGCCAAAACCTTGCGCGAAGGCATCACGGAAATCGAAGTGATGACCGAAATCGAATTGGCGCTGAAAAAACGCGGTGTCACCCATATGTCATTTGATACAACTGTTCTCAGTGGACCTAAAGCGGCATCGCCGCACGGCAAAACAGGTGACCGCAAAATTCAGAAAGGCGATTTGGTTTTATTCGATCTTGGCGTTGTCCATAAAGGCTATTGCTCAGACATTACACGGACTTTGGCATTCGGTGAACCGAATGAAGAACAAAAGAACGTTTACGATGTTGTGCTGCGCGCTGAACTGGCGGCGGTAAATGCGGTCAAACCAGGAATCACTGCAGCTGAACTGGACCAGGCTTCCCGCCAGGTCATTGAAGACGCCGGCTATGGGGAATACTTCACTCACCGGTTAGGCCATGGGCTTGGCATTTCGGTCCACGAATTCCCATCTCTTCATGGTTCCAATAATATGGCCATGGAAGCTGGAATGGTCTTTACGATTGAACCAGGCGTTTATGTGCCAGGAAAAGTCGGCGTCCGCATTGAAGATGACGTCGCTGTAACTGAAAACGGCGTCGAAGTATTGACGAAATATCCAAAAGAACTTCAAATCATAAGCAACTAA
- a CDS encoding metal-dependent hydrolase — protein MQISYHGHSVVKIKTGGTTILIDPFINGNSLTDLSVEEEKPNVILLTHAHNDHVGDTVELAKSNEAQVVAPVELANYLAGLGVNAVGMNLGGSHKFEFGTVKYTKAFHSSSYTTNDGEVIYGGMPAGILFKAEGKTIYHAGDTEVFGDMAIIGERNNIDVAFLPIGDFFTMGPEDAAYAAELLKPKTVVPIHYNTFPPIKQDPEQFKAMVKNAEVNIMQVGGIIDL, from the coding sequence ATGCAAATTTCTTATCACGGACATTCTGTTGTGAAAATCAAAACAGGAGGCACCACTATTCTGATCGATCCGTTTATCAACGGCAACAGCTTGACGGATTTGAGTGTAGAGGAAGAAAAACCGAATGTTATTTTATTGACGCATGCGCATAACGACCATGTAGGCGACACGGTTGAACTGGCGAAAAGCAATGAAGCGCAAGTTGTCGCACCGGTTGAACTGGCAAATTACCTGGCAGGCCTTGGAGTCAATGCGGTGGGGATGAACCTCGGAGGCTCTCACAAATTCGAATTTGGAACGGTCAAGTATACAAAAGCGTTCCATAGTTCTTCATACACCACCAATGACGGCGAAGTCATCTATGGCGGGATGCCGGCAGGAATTCTCTTCAAAGCGGAAGGAAAAACGATTTACCATGCAGGGGACACGGAAGTGTTCGGGGATATGGCGATTATCGGGGAACGCAACAACATTGATGTGGCATTTTTGCCGATTGGCGACTTTTTCACGATGGGGCCGGAAGATGCCGCATACGCGGCAGAGTTATTGAAGCCTAAAACCGTGGTGCCGATCCATTATAATACGTTCCCGCCGATCAAACAGGATCCGGAACAGTTCAAAGCGATGGTGAAAAATGCAGAAGTGAATATCATGCAGGTTGGAGGAATAATCGACCTGTGA
- a CDS encoding DHH family phosphoesterase, protein MNSQIIDTIKQYETIVIHRHVRPDPDAYGSQLGLKYLLQHNYPEKKILAAGEHDYTLDFMDFPDTVQDSDFEGALVIVTDTANTERVDDQRYSLGSKIIKIDHHPNDDAYGDILLVDTNASSASELVYELYTYGQQVENWQMPDSAARLLYAGIIGDTGRFLFPSTTQKTFEVAGELIKYDFDRNELHNGMYEMDRNLLHLQGYIYQNFVMDDSGAAYVKITLDVLKEFGVTATETSLLVGSLGNVKGLKAWVIFIEEETEIRVRLRSKGPVINGLAKEFGGGGHPMASGATAYSWEEAERVIDRLIEICAS, encoded by the coding sequence ATGAACAGTCAAATCATCGACACAATTAAACAGTACGAAACAATCGTCATCCATCGCCATGTACGGCCGGACCCAGATGCATACGGTTCACAGCTTGGCTTAAAATACTTGCTTCAGCATAATTACCCGGAGAAAAAGATTTTGGCAGCAGGGGAGCATGACTATACACTGGATTTCATGGATTTTCCCGATACAGTTCAAGACAGTGATTTTGAAGGTGCGCTTGTGATTGTTACAGATACGGCGAATACCGAACGTGTGGACGATCAGCGCTATTCATTAGGTTCCAAAATCATAAAAATTGACCATCATCCAAATGACGATGCCTACGGTGATATTTTATTAGTGGATACCAATGCCAGTTCTGCATCGGAATTGGTGTATGAATTGTATACATATGGACAGCAAGTTGAAAACTGGCAAATGCCTGATTCGGCGGCTCGGCTATTATACGCCGGAATTATCGGAGACACTGGCCGCTTCCTGTTTCCAAGTACGACACAAAAAACTTTCGAAGTTGCCGGCGAATTGATCAAGTACGATTTCGACCGCAACGAACTGCATAATGGCATGTACGAAATGGACCGCAATCTGCTCCATTTGCAAGGGTACATCTATCAAAACTTTGTGATGGACGATAGTGGAGCCGCTTATGTCAAAATCACATTGGATGTGTTAAAGGAATTTGGCGTAACCGCAACTGAGACCTCGTTACTGGTTGGTTCACTCGGAAACGTCAAAGGATTGAAAGCGTGGGTGATCTTTATCGAAGAAGAAACGGAAATCCGTGTACGCCTTCGGTCAAAAGGGCCGGTCATTAATGGATTAGCCAAGGAATTCGGGGGCGGAGGCCATCCGATGGCATCCGGTGCCACGGCATACTCCTGGGAAGAGGCAGAACGTGTCATTGATCGGCTGATTGAAATTTGCGCGTCATAA
- a CDS encoding YtpI family protein, translating into MLVFVGLIIVSFVFYFYYKTKQFRATLPIRKKWYAAVASFSLGSFIFFFGVNVLFVNQSAVTYIVSAIFIILGIAMMITNYKAAKHYHKFVAEETRLNQ; encoded by the coding sequence ATGTTAGTATTTGTCGGTTTAATCATTGTATCATTTGTTTTTTATTTTTATTATAAAACAAAACAGTTCCGCGCAACGCTTCCAATTCGCAAGAAATGGTATGCGGCGGTTGCTTCTTTTTCACTGGGCAGTTTCATTTTCTTCTTTGGAGTCAATGTCCTTTTCGTCAACCAGTCGGCTGTAACGTATATTGTTTCTGCCATTTTTATCATTCTTGGCATTGCTATGATGATTACCAATTATAAAGCAGCTAAACATTACCATAAGTTCGTAGCAGAAGAAACACGGCTGAATCAGTAA